In Candidatus Promineifilum breve, one genomic interval encodes:
- a CDS encoding DegT/DnrJ/EryC1/StrS family aminotransferase — MEIPFVDLRSQYRQIQQEVDPAVLAVMQRGDFILGGAVTEFEREFAAYCGVAHCVGVDSGYSALELIVRAYDIGPGDEVITAANTFIATTLAISNAGATPVLVDCDPLTYNIDATQIEAAITPRTKAIMPVHLYGQMADMDAIRAIARKHNLLVFEDAAQASGARYKGRMAGSLGDAAGFSFYPGKNLGAYGDGGAVTTNDPAIAEKIRLLRNIGQKVKYYHEVKGFNNRLDTIQAAVLRVKLPHLNDWNAGRRRAAATYAALLADLPLVTPTTADYAEHIFHLYVIRMADRDALMEELKGKGIASGLHYPIPIHLQPAYAELGYRRGDFPVTEAYAEEIVSLPIFPELDDEKVAYVAEAVRAFVLARAAEKMPEAVAAD, encoded by the coding sequence ATGGAAATCCCATTCGTCGATCTGCGATCCCAATATCGCCAGATCCAACAAGAAGTTGACCCGGCCGTGCTGGCCGTCATGCAGCGCGGCGATTTCATCCTGGGCGGGGCCGTGACCGAATTCGAGCGCGAATTCGCGGCCTATTGCGGCGTGGCCCATTGCGTCGGCGTCGATTCCGGTTACTCGGCGCTGGAACTCATCGTCCGCGCCTACGACATCGGCCCCGGCGATGAGGTCATCACCGCCGCCAATACGTTCATCGCCACCACCCTGGCGATTTCCAATGCCGGGGCGACGCCGGTGCTGGTCGATTGCGATCCGCTGACCTACAACATCGACGCCACGCAGATCGAGGCGGCCATCACCCCGCGCACCAAAGCCATCATGCCCGTCCACCTCTACGGCCAGATGGCCGACATGGACGCCATCCGGGCCATCGCCCGCAAGCACAACTTGCTGGTCTTCGAGGACGCGGCCCAGGCCAGCGGCGCGCGCTACAAGGGGCGCATGGCCGGCAGTCTGGGCGATGCCGCCGGCTTCAGCTTTTACCCCGGTAAGAACCTGGGGGCCTATGGCGACGGCGGCGCGGTGACCACCAACGACCCCGCCATCGCCGAGAAGATCCGCCTGCTGCGCAACATCGGCCAGAAGGTGAAGTATTACCACGAGGTGAAGGGCTTCAATAACCGGCTGGATACGATTCAGGCCGCCGTGCTGCGGGTCAAGCTGCCGCACCTGAACGACTGGAACGCCGGCCGCCGCCGCGCCGCCGCCACCTATGCCGCGTTGCTGGCCGACCTGCCGCTCGTCACCCCGACCACGGCCGACTATGCCGAGCACATCTTCCACCTCTACGTCATCCGTATGGCCGACCGCGACGCGCTGATGGAAGAGTTGAAGGGCAAGGGCATCGCCTCCGGCCTGCACTACCCCATCCCCATCCACCTGCAACCGGCCTATGCCGAACTGGGCTACCGGCGCGGCGACTTCCCGGTCACCGAGGCTTATGCCGAGGAGATCGTCTCGCTGCCCATCTTCCCCGAACTGGACGACGAGAAGGTGGCCTACGTGGCCGAGGCCGTCCGCGCCTTCGTCCTGGCCCGCGCGGCTGAGAAGATGCCGGAAGCCGTGGCCGCCGACTAA
- a CDS encoding sulfotransferase family protein codes for MTPAHDNARPIFIVGYMHSGTTLLRKVIGHHPEVYSIRAETMFFDQLMHSLPGRFRNLADDAVHEAYVRFLIKKTTFDWPPMTAAEADLEPPQFQPDEELAARIVAETRGNRDYTAIFAHVFSAITAAAGKTRWLEKTPSHIFHVDAILAALPGARIIEMVRDPRDVLASKKVRKQSDWSGRYGETVGARMQLSRGYDPLRDSLGWRAAVRAGNEAAQGHPGAILRLRYEDLVTAPEEQARRLCDFLGLEFDPAMLAVGWSNTTAQGGSGQAGIDRRAVGKWAGKLSADVISLCQRINRAEMAGLGYALQAEPPGSRAKAPYWVARSGVDLVSHYYDLWRARGLDYVQGMARNSWRRAGHLAKR; via the coding sequence ATGACCCCGGCCCACGACAACGCCCGCCCGATCTTCATCGTCGGCTACATGCACTCCGGCACGACGCTGTTGCGCAAGGTGATCGGCCACCACCCGGAGGTCTACAGCATCCGGGCCGAGACGATGTTCTTCGATCAGCTCATGCACAGCCTGCCCGGCCGTTTTCGCAACCTGGCCGACGACGCCGTGCACGAGGCTTACGTGCGCTTCCTGATCAAGAAGACCACTTTCGACTGGCCGCCCATGACCGCCGCCGAAGCCGACCTGGAACCGCCCCAATTTCAGCCCGACGAGGAACTCGCGGCCCGCATCGTGGCCGAGACACGGGGCAACCGGGACTATACAGCCATCTTCGCCCACGTCTTCAGCGCCATCACCGCCGCCGCCGGCAAAACGCGCTGGCTGGAGAAGACGCCCAGCCACATCTTCCACGTCGATGCCATTCTGGCCGCCCTGCCGGGGGCGCGCATCATCGAGATGGTGCGCGACCCACGCGACGTGCTGGCCTCCAAGAAGGTGCGCAAGCAGAGCGATTGGTCTGGGCGCTATGGCGAGACGGTGGGGGCCAGGATGCAACTGAGCCGCGGCTATGACCCGTTGCGCGACAGTCTGGGCTGGCGGGCGGCCGTGCGCGCCGGCAACGAAGCGGCCCAGGGCCACCCCGGCGCGATCCTGCGCCTGCGCTACGAAGACCTCGTCACGGCTCCGGAAGAGCAGGCCCGCCGTCTGTGCGACTTCCTGGGGCTGGAATTCGACCCGGCCATGCTGGCCGTCGGCTGGAGCAACACCACGGCCCAGGGCGGCTCCGGCCAGGCCGGCATCGACCGCCGCGCCGTGGGCAAATGGGCCGGCAAGCTGTCGGCCGACGTCATCAGCCTGTGCCAACGGATCAACCGCGCCGAGATGGCCGGCCTGGGCTACGCGCTACAGGCCGAGCCGCCCGGCAGCCGGGCCAAGGCCCCCTACTGGGTGGCCCGCAGCGGCGTCGATCTGGTCAGCCACTATTACGATCTGTGGCGGGCGCGCGGCCTGGATTACGTCCAGGGCATGGCCCGCAATTCGTGGCGGCGCGCCGGGCATCTGGCGAAACGCTAA
- a CDS encoding right-handed parallel beta-helix repeat-containing protein produces the protein MGTTYYVSAGGGNNNHPGTQADKPLRTIQAAINKAQAGDTITVSAGTYAERLHIQKPGTADAPILIAAKEGEQPVIDGTSLNIPDDAALVVIQQSQDVTLSGFTIRNSGGRGLYVNKASRITLRGNTIAESYAGGLQAIQADALLVEQCAIHGCARRFLAHGPSPLNAALLVKNCRDVTIRQNQVYENSAEGILVSVGSRQVVVSQNVCYDNRNGQIGVKSAVDVTIDSNLCYHTGRQPYLTLREQRGPGITKQDLARYRTDGSWHTRDVTVVNNIVVGCGVGFSADQRGGQLSRFALTHNTILNSAVRAIELGRNGGGRRAFIENNLIASSNGGGMALAEGNEGIVWRHNLWSTFPGEDVYNPSSDVIESDIGLVNIDAPISAGGVTPDPYKLVGASIAINRGIRHQAAIAKDFWGTPRDTAPDIGANEFPDASGDELVDDPVLPAAGTRVSDGLVALYDFKEGQGQEVRDVSGAGSALHLRIMDASRVSWSANGLTLNQPVLISSERPAKKIIDACRATNEITLEAWVRPANVTQDGPARIIGISNNKTQRNITLGQGMHGNRPADLYMARLRTTLTSGNGLPAVVTPAGTASQSLTHIVYTRRANHRAILYVNGQERGVLNVDGDFSNWDAQMPLLLGDEMSEDRPWLGLYNLCAIYGRALKPAEVLHNYEAGFTSDAPLTAEFSILPGDEYGIAPHVVEFDSADTISTAGVSAHFWEFGDGQTSTRAAPTNTYTTPGVYTVSLTVTDVNGLTSKVTKEELITVVETPVAPLPADYARFVLVKVANSRIKAFGIQYPDLRCALMWNEEPFHMMVYTAIDDVRRIFTAGNAIELIWVDSLEEE, from the coding sequence ATGGGCACTACGTACTACGTATCGGCCGGCGGCGGCAACAATAACCATCCGGGAACCCAGGCCGACAAGCCGCTGCGCACGATTCAGGCGGCAATCAACAAGGCGCAGGCCGGCGACACGATCACGGTGAGCGCCGGCACCTACGCCGAGCGCCTGCACATCCAGAAGCCGGGCACGGCCGACGCGCCGATCCTCATCGCCGCCAAGGAAGGAGAGCAGCCGGTTATCGACGGCACCAGCCTGAACATCCCCGATGACGCCGCCCTGGTGGTCATCCAGCAAAGCCAGGACGTGACGCTGAGCGGCTTCACCATCCGCAATTCGGGCGGTCGCGGCCTATACGTCAACAAGGCCAGCCGCATCACGCTGCGCGGCAACACGATTGCCGAGAGTTATGCCGGCGGCCTGCAAGCGATCCAGGCCGACGCGCTGCTGGTCGAGCAGTGCGCCATCCACGGTTGCGCCCGCCGCTTTCTGGCCCACGGCCCATCGCCGCTCAACGCCGCGCTGCTGGTCAAGAATTGCCGGGACGTCACCATCCGTCAGAATCAGGTGTACGAGAATTCGGCCGAGGGCATCCTCGTCTCGGTCGGCAGCCGCCAGGTGGTCGTCAGCCAAAACGTGTGCTACGACAACCGCAACGGCCAGATCGGCGTCAAGTCGGCCGTCGACGTGACCATCGACTCGAATCTGTGCTACCACACCGGCCGCCAGCCGTATCTGACGCTACGCGAGCAGCGCGGGCCGGGCATCACCAAACAAGACCTGGCCCGCTACCGCACCGACGGCTCATGGCACACCCGCGACGTGACCGTAGTCAACAACATCGTCGTCGGCTGCGGCGTGGGCTTCAGCGCCGACCAGCGCGGCGGCCAACTCAGCCGTTTCGCCCTGACCCACAATACGATCCTCAACAGCGCCGTGCGGGCCATCGAACTGGGCCGCAACGGCGGCGGCCGGCGGGCCTTCATCGAGAATAACCTGATCGCCTCCAGCAACGGCGGCGGCATGGCCCTGGCCGAGGGCAATGAGGGCATCGTCTGGCGGCACAATCTGTGGTCGACCTTCCCCGGCGAAGATGTCTATAACCCGTCGAGCGACGTGATCGAGAGCGATATCGGGCTGGTCAACATCGATGCCCCGATCAGCGCCGGCGGCGTGACGCCCGACCCGTACAAGCTGGTTGGCGCCTCCATTGCCATCAATCGCGGCATCCGCCACCAGGCCGCCATCGCCAAGGATTTCTGGGGCACGCCGCGCGATACGGCCCCCGACATCGGCGCCAACGAATTTCCCGACGCCAGCGGCGATGAGCTGGTGGATGATCCCGTCTTGCCGGCAGCGGGTACGCGCGTCAGCGATGGGCTGGTGGCCCTTTATGATTTCAAGGAAGGCCAGGGCCAGGAAGTGCGCGACGTCAGCGGCGCGGGTTCGGCGCTCCATCTGCGGATCATGGACGCTTCCCGCGTCAGTTGGAGCGCCAACGGCCTGACGCTCAACCAACCTGTCCTCATCTCGTCGGAACGGCCGGCGAAGAAGATCATCGACGCCTGCCGGGCGACGAACGAGATCACCCTGGAGGCATGGGTGCGGCCGGCCAACGTGACCCAGGACGGCCCGGCGCGCATCATCGGCATCTCCAACAACAAGACCCAGCGCAACATCACCCTGGGGCAGGGGATGCACGGCAACCGGCCGGCCGATCTCTACATGGCCCGGCTGCGCACAACACTGACCTCCGGTAACGGCCTGCCCGCGGTGGTGACGCCGGCGGGCACGGCCAGCCAAAGCCTGACCCACATCGTCTACACCCGCCGGGCCAATCATCGCGCCATCCTCTACGTCAACGGCCAGGAACGCGGTGTACTGAACGTCGATGGCGACTTCAGCAATTGGGATGCCCAAATGCCGCTGTTGCTGGGCGACGAAATGAGCGAAGACCGGCCGTGGCTGGGGCTGTATAACCTGTGCGCCATCTATGGCCGGGCGCTGAAGCCGGCCGAAGTGTTGCACAACTACGAGGCCGGCTTCACCAGCGATGCGCCATTGACGGCCGAGTTCTCCATTCTGCCCGGCGACGAATACGGCATCGCCCCCCACGTCGTTGAGTTCGATTCGGCCGACACGATTTCGACGGCCGGCGTCAGTGCCCACTTCTGGGAATTCGGCGACGGGCAGACCTCGACCCGCGCCGCGCCGACCAATACCTACACGACGCCCGGCGTCTACACCGTCTCGCTGACGGTCACCGACGTCAACGGTCTGACCAGTAAGGTCACCAAGGAAGAGTTGATCACCGTCGTCGAGACGCCGGTGGCCCCGCTGCCGGCCGACTATGCCCGGTTTGTGCTGGTCAAAGTCGCCAATTCGCGCATCAAAGCCTTCGGGATTCAATACCCCGACCTGCGCTGCGCGCTGATGTGGAACGAGGAGCCGTTCCACATGATGGTCTATACCGCCATCGATGACGTGCGCCGTATCTTCACCGCCGGCAACGCCATCGAATTGATCTGGGTTGATTCCTTAGAAGAAGAGTAG
- a CDS encoding acyltransferase: MLEMLDHVLLEEPHAIDEGVNLGYPTGRPIADRTLRIGGGANVRAGTVIYAGATIGRGLQTGHNVVIREENVIGDNVGIWSNSVIDYGCRIGNNVKIHSNVYVAQFTTIEDDAFLAPGVTIANDMRPLCAECTRAGGPTIKRGARVGVNVTILPGVTIGEYALVGAGSVVTKDVPPHAVVYGNPARVATTVDDIDCPLHPGEKAYVNGLKNSCGAH, from the coding sequence ATGCTTGAGATGCTCGATCACGTCCTGTTGGAAGAACCCCACGCGATTGACGAGGGCGTCAACCTCGGCTACCCCACCGGGCGGCCCATCGCCGACCGCACGTTGCGCATCGGCGGCGGGGCCAACGTCCGCGCCGGCACGGTCATCTACGCCGGAGCGACGATCGGCCGCGGCCTGCAAACGGGCCACAACGTCGTCATCCGCGAGGAAAACGTCATCGGCGACAACGTGGGCATCTGGAGCAATTCGGTCATCGACTACGGCTGCCGTATCGGCAACAACGTCAAGATCCACAGCAACGTCTACGTGGCCCAATTCACCACCATCGAGGACGATGCCTTCCTGGCCCCCGGCGTCACCATCGCCAACGATATGCGGCCGCTCTGCGCCGAATGCACCCGCGCCGGCGGCCCGACGATCAAGCGCGGCGCGCGCGTCGGCGTCAACGTGACCATCCTGCCCGGCGTCACCATCGGCGAATATGCCCTGGTGGGCGCGGGGTCGGTCGTCACCAAGGACGTGCCGCCCCACGCCGTCGTCTACGGCAATCCCGCCCGCGTGGCGACGACGGTCGATGACATCGACTGCCCGCTCCACCCCGGCGAGAAAGCCTACGTCAACGGCCTCAAGAATTCCTGCGGCGCGCACTAA
- a CDS encoding PKD domain-containing protein — MATYYVDGNTGNDANNGSSAQPWKKLGQAMDVVQPGDEVRIRTAVYHEELRINVANTTWKADTGHKPVIDGRYHEGLFENGRLPTPGEGNGYLPEGEGNMVRCRGEGVTLDGLTIQNCAGTGIGVSESNVTIRNCRLDFTYDSSIKVNPTTTYIDNVVVENNVCTRSSMRYFDPNRSNPGGSQSVNGVCKIGRTRDGIIRNNVFAYGHGEGINVDKGTSRILVEGNIVHTCNHVHIYINHSIDPIIRNNLIYHLYTNDHLGENGRPPAAIIYGDEHAGGAPWAPSSGGAIYNNLIIGLGKLFMVRNNTHNYDTQLDHAYIGYNTFIGGSKTEAGIQILGNSHGRPHKDSIFENNIIINAPQISQVTGSISGLAFRNNLWSEQPHQAMRGPGDRIGNPKLVDPLAEIEFTFPDPNTNIDPRNYQLTSHSALAIGMASDGSQFNNLRPPTINKDFFGANRDGQPDIGAHEFAGVVTDLTANFSIGPGQGAGSLPHTVDFTDKSVSQHPIVSHAWDFGDGQTSTETNPSHTYATAGDFDVSLTVTDDQGNSDTLTQPGLINVTAEPDTEIPDTFRRFILMQPAAQQILAFGTQYPDLRCIVIWNDDPFHLLNFADVEDVVRGLADDTTEVIWIDPSDQGEPILTEDDVEPIESSASRESPAAILARVRA, encoded by the coding sequence ATGGCTACTTATTACGTAGATGGAAACACGGGCAACGATGCCAACAACGGCAGCAGCGCCCAACCGTGGAAGAAGCTGGGCCAGGCGATGGACGTGGTGCAACCCGGCGACGAGGTGCGCATTCGCACCGCCGTCTATCACGAGGAGTTGCGCATCAACGTCGCCAATACGACGTGGAAGGCCGACACGGGTCACAAGCCGGTCATCGACGGCCGCTATCACGAGGGGCTATTCGAAAACGGCCGTCTGCCCACCCCAGGCGAAGGGAACGGCTATCTGCCCGAGGGCGAAGGCAACATGGTGCGCTGCCGGGGCGAGGGGGTCACGCTGGACGGCCTGACCATCCAGAATTGCGCCGGCACCGGCATCGGCGTCAGCGAATCGAACGTGACCATCCGCAATTGCCGGCTCGATTTCACCTACGACTCGTCGATTAAGGTCAACCCGACGACGACCTACATTGACAACGTCGTGGTGGAAAACAATGTCTGCACGCGCTCCAGTATGCGCTACTTCGACCCCAACCGCTCCAACCCCGGCGGCTCGCAGAGCGTCAACGGCGTGTGCAAGATCGGCCGGACGCGCGATGGCATCATCCGCAACAACGTCTTCGCCTACGGCCACGGCGAGGGGATCAACGTCGACAAGGGCACTTCGCGCATTCTGGTGGAAGGCAACATCGTCCACACCTGCAACCATGTCCACATCTATATCAACCACTCCATCGATCCCATCATTCGCAACAATCTGATCTACCATCTGTATACGAATGATCACCTGGGCGAGAACGGCCGGCCGCCGGCGGCCATTATCTACGGCGACGAACATGCCGGTGGCGCGCCCTGGGCACCCAGTTCGGGCGGGGCAATCTATAACAACCTCATCATCGGTCTGGGCAAGCTGTTCATGGTGCGCAACAACACCCACAACTACGACACCCAACTCGATCACGCCTACATCGGCTATAACACCTTCATCGGCGGCAGCAAGACCGAGGCGGGCATCCAGATTCTGGGCAACAGCCATGGCCGGCCGCACAAAGACAGCATCTTCGAAAACAACATCATCATCAACGCGCCGCAGATTAGCCAGGTGACGGGCAGCATCAGCGGTCTGGCCTTCCGCAACAACCTGTGGAGCGAGCAGCCCCACCAGGCCATGCGCGGCCCCGGCGATCGCATCGGCAACCCCAAGCTGGTTGACCCGCTGGCCGAGATTGAGTTCACCTTCCCCGATCCCAACACCAATATCGATCCGCGCAATTATCAGCTTACCAGCCACAGCGCGCTGGCGATTGGCATGGCTAGCGACGGGTCGCAGTTCAACAACCTGCGACCGCCGACGATCAACAAGGACTTCTTCGGGGCCAATCGCGACGGCCAGCCCGACATCGGCGCGCACGAATTCGCCGGGGTGGTCACCGACCTGACGGCCAACTTCAGCATCGGGCCGGGCCAGGGCGCGGGCAGCCTGCCCCACACCGTCGATTTCACCGACAAGAGCGTCTCGCAGCACCCCATCGTCAGCCACGCCTGGGATTTCGGCGACGGGCAAACCTCGACCGAGACGAACCCGTCCCATACCTACGCCACGGCCGGCGACTTCGACGTCTCGCTGACTGTGACCGACGACCAGGGCAACAGCGACACCCTGACCCAACCCGGCCTGATCAACGTGACCGCGGAGCCGGACACGGAGATTCCCGACACATTCCGCCGCTTCATCCTGATGCAGCCGGCGGCCCAGCAGATATTGGCCTTCGGCACGCAATACCCCGACCTGCGTTGCATCGTCATCTGGAACGACGATCCGTTCCATTTGCTCAACTTTGCCGACGTGGAAGACGTGGTGCGCGGCCTGGCCGACGACACCACCGAAGTGATATGGATCGACCCCAGCGACCAGGGCGAGCCGATCCTGACCGAGGATGACGTGGAGCCGATAGAATCGTCGGCTTCACGGGAATCGCCGGCGGCGATTCTGGCCCGTGTCCGCGCCTGA
- a CDS encoding Gfo/Idh/MocA family protein has product MTDLRIGAIGCGYWGPNLIRNFIEIPGAVVVAVADLQPEPLNRMMQRFPQIETSTTDYRDLFDLDLDAVVIATPPATHYAIARDCMEHGLHVLVEKPITLNSDDAQRLIDVAEAHDRVLMVGHTFEYNSAVRAIKEMITSGELGDIYYIDAIRASLGLFQTKANVVWDLAPHDISILRYLLDADPVSVNTHGSSCVQQGIEDVAYTTLMFPNNVLAHIRSSWLDPSKQRRITVVGSKKMVIYDDVEPLEKVKIFDKGVKAIRHTDTYGEFSFAYHYGDVVIPYIRFEEPLRVQCQHFLDCVREGKQPDTDGHNGKRVVQIVEAAQRSMQNGGDTVYLNGNGRGNAAEARRVKELAHA; this is encoded by the coding sequence ATGACCGACCTTCGTATCGGCGCCATTGGCTGCGGCTATTGGGGCCCAAACCTGATTCGCAATTTCATCGAAATCCCCGGCGCGGTCGTCGTCGCCGTGGCCGATTTGCAGCCGGAGCCGCTGAATCGCATGATGCAGCGCTTCCCGCAGATCGAGACATCGACCACCGATTACCGCGACCTGTTCGACCTCGACCTGGACGCCGTGGTCATCGCCACGCCGCCGGCCACCCATTACGCCATCGCCCGCGACTGCATGGAGCACGGCCTCCACGTCCTGGTCGAGAAGCCCATCACGCTCAATAGCGACGACGCCCAACGGCTGATCGACGTGGCCGAGGCCCACGACCGTGTGCTCATGGTCGGCCACACCTTCGAATACAACTCGGCCGTGCGAGCCATCAAAGAGATGATCACCAGCGGCGAACTGGGCGACATCTACTACATCGACGCCATCCGCGCCAGCCTGGGCCTCTTTCAGACCAAGGCCAACGTCGTCTGGGACCTGGCCCCCCACGACATCTCCATCCTGCGCTACCTGCTCGACGCCGACCCGGTCAGCGTCAACACCCACGGCTCCTCGTGCGTGCAGCAGGGCATCGAGGACGTGGCTTACACCACCCTGATGTTCCCCAACAACGTGCTGGCCCACATCCGCTCCAGTTGGCTCGACCCGTCGAAGCAGCGGCGCATCACCGTCGTGGGCAGCAAGAAGATGGTCATCTACGACGACGTGGAGCCACTGGAGAAGGTCAAGATCTTCGATAAGGGCGTCAAGGCCATCCGCCACACCGACACCTACGGTGAGTTCAGTTTCGCCTATCATTACGGCGACGTGGTCATCCCCTACATCCGCTTCGAGGAGCCGCTGCGCGTGCAATGCCAGCACTTCCTCGACTGTGTGCGCGAGGGCAAGCAGCCCGACACCGACGGCCACAACGGCAAGCGCGTGGTGCAGATCGTCGAGGCGGCCCAACGCTCGATGCAAAATGGCGGCGATACCGTCTACCTGAACGGCAACGGCCGCGGGAATGCCGCCGAAGCCCGGCGGGTCAAGGAACTGGCTCATGCTTGA
- a CDS encoding glycosyltransferase: protein MTNEMPPTGDRLRVAWVSPVTSDKLDSATWVDTTRELRRQGVDVTLITIGPAGKHSYRGVEVLNIPRPSVYLLGQMLFHLNVLRYLLPRRRDYDVILFHQLSAIWLLPLRLLGRHRPRLVMDTRDMVDFASGSFKVRLRTAWFDLITRLAARLADGQTAITPRMAELVRIPREQLWGIWPSGVEADRFAAAAKARHWPYQGEAIRLVYVGIFLSKRNLLPLCRAVSRAGAEGMSFVFSLYGDGPQRPELASVAAGSNGSVCVEQPVAHENVPHLLARAHVGVTSLPEVDDVKYEASSPIKLFEYMAAGMPVLATSNKCHTDVVGNGRYAFWADDVAEETLLAALRRVWAARTALAELGREAQADAHDWTYAANAAKLKAALVYGLGRDAYARAPSGRVRVESR from the coding sequence ATGACGAACGAGATGCCGCCGACCGGCGACCGGCTCCGCGTGGCCTGGGTATCGCCCGTCACGTCCGACAAGCTCGATTCGGCCACCTGGGTCGATACGACGCGCGAATTGCGCCGCCAGGGCGTCGACGTCACGCTGATCACCATCGGCCCGGCGGGCAAGCACTCCTATCGCGGCGTCGAGGTGCTCAACATTCCCCGGCCCTCGGTCTACCTGCTGGGCCAGATGCTGTTCCACCTCAACGTCCTGCGCTATCTGCTGCCGCGCCGGCGCGACTATGACGTCATCCTGTTCCACCAGCTTTCGGCCATCTGGCTCTTGCCGCTGCGACTGCTGGGCCGGCATCGGCCGCGGCTGGTCATGGACACCCGCGACATGGTCGACTTCGCCAGCGGCAGCTTCAAGGTGCGCCTGCGCACGGCCTGGTTCGATCTGATCACCCGGCTGGCGGCGCGGCTGGCCGACGGGCAAACAGCCATCACGCCGCGCATGGCCGAACTGGTACGCATCCCCCGCGAGCAACTGTGGGGCATCTGGCCGTCGGGTGTGGAGGCCGACCGCTTCGCCGCCGCGGCCAAGGCCCGCCACTGGCCCTACCAGGGCGAGGCCATCCGCCTGGTCTACGTCGGCATCTTCCTGTCCAAGCGCAACCTGTTGCCGCTGTGCCGGGCCGTTAGCCGGGCCGGGGCCGAGGGCATGTCCTTCGTCTTCAGCCTCTACGGCGACGGGCCACAGCGGCCGGAACTGGCGAGCGTGGCCGCCGGCAGCAACGGCTCGGTCTGCGTCGAGCAGCCCGTGGCCCATGAAAACGTGCCCCACCTGCTGGCCCGCGCCCACGTTGGCGTCACGTCGCTGCCCGAAGTGGACGACGTGAAGTACGAGGCTTCCAGCCCCATCAAGCTATTCGAGTACATGGCCGCCGGGATGCCGGTGCTGGCGACGAGCAACAAGTGCCACACCGACGTGGTGGGCAATGGCCGCTACGCCTTCTGGGCCGACGACGTGGCCGAGGAGACGCTGCTGGCCGCCTTGCGCCGCGTCTGGGCCGCCCGCACGGCGCTGGCCGAACTGGGCCGTGAAGCCCAGGCCGATGCCCACGATTGGACGTATGCCGCCAATGCCGCCAAACTGAAGGCGGCGCTGGTCTATGGCCTGGGCCGCGACGCCTACGCCCGCGCCCCATCCGGCCGCGTTCGGGTCGAGTCGCGCTGA
- a CDS encoding sugar transferase, protein MEEQKVLQWTMGPAISAKQEGADATYFLAKRVMDFIIVILSMVFLLPLLAFIALLIKWDSPGPAVFRQERVTARRVVRNGQVYWEERPFTIYKFRTMRADAKSTIHRQFIEAYIAGDSKRMAELQNAQKAEEAKFKLVQDPRVTRVGSFLRKTSLDELPQFGNVLLGNMSLVGPRPPIPYEVELYLFHHHDRLRTVPGITGWWQVRGRSATSFEEMVRMDVDYITRQSLWLDIKIIFMTLTAVINGKGAR, encoded by the coding sequence ATGGAAGAGCAAAAGGTCTTACAGTGGACAATGGGTCCGGCCATCAGTGCCAAACAAGAAGGCGCCGACGCGACGTATTTCCTCGCCAAGCGTGTGATGGATTTCATCATCGTCATCCTGTCGATGGTCTTTCTCCTGCCGCTGCTGGCCTTCATCGCCCTGCTCATCAAGTGGGATTCGCCCGGCCCGGCCGTCTTCCGCCAGGAGCGCGTGACCGCCCGGCGCGTCGTGCGCAACGGCCAGGTCTACTGGGAAGAGCGCCCCTTCACCATCTACAAATTCCGCACCATGCGCGCCGACGCCAAATCGACCATCCACCGCCAGTTCATCGAAGCCTACATCGCCGGCGACAGCAAGCGCATGGCCGAATTGCAGAATGCCCAGAAGGCCGAAGAAGCCAAGTTCAAGCTGGTGCAAGACCCGCGCGTCACCCGCGTCGGCAGCTTCCTGCGCAAGACCAGCCTCGACGAACTGCCGCAGTTCGGGAACGTGCTGCTGGGCAACATGAGCCTGGTCGGCCCGCGCCCGCCCATTCCTTACGAAGTTGAGCTATACTTGTTCCATCACCACGACCGTCTGCGCACGGTTCCGGGCATCACCGGCTGGTGGCAGGTGCGTGGCCGCAGCGCCACCAGCTTCGAGGAAATGGTGCGCATGGACGTTGATTACATCACCCGCCAATCGCTGTGGCTGGACATCAAAATTATCTTTATGACGTTGACGGCCGTCATCAACGGCAAAGGTGCTCGCTAA